In a genomic window of Dyadobacter fermentans DSM 18053:
- a CDS encoding quinone-dependent dihydroorotate dehydrogenase — protein sequence MYKILISPILFLFDAERIHHFVCEVLHFAFKIPFMPQIIRAMYTYEHPSLVQEVAGLRFRNPVGLAAGFDKNAEMVDQLEALGFGYIEIGTVTPRPQPGNDKPRLFRLKKDKALINRMGFNNKGVQVAAAKLAKRKSKILVGGNIGKNKDTPNEQALSDYLICFRELFDVVDYFVVNVSSPNTPGLRDLQEKGPLTEILKELQAKNKERVNPKPIFLKIAPDLTTSQLDDIIDIVKETGIAGVIATNTTISREGLVTDKAEVAQIGAGGLSGAPLTHRSTEVIRYLCEQSNHAFPVIGVGGIATPGNALEKINAGAGLIQLYTGFIYEGPGVVSRICKALVRK from the coding sequence ATGTATAAGATCCTCATTTCCCCTATACTTTTTTTGTTTGACGCTGAGCGCATTCACCATTTTGTGTGCGAGGTGCTTCATTTCGCTTTCAAGATTCCTTTCATGCCGCAGATCATACGTGCTATGTACACGTACGAGCACCCGAGCCTGGTGCAGGAAGTGGCCGGTTTGCGGTTTCGTAACCCGGTAGGACTCGCGGCGGGGTTTGATAAGAATGCCGAAATGGTGGATCAGTTGGAGGCGCTTGGTTTCGGCTATATCGAGATCGGAACGGTGACGCCGCGCCCTCAGCCGGGAAATGACAAGCCGCGGCTCTTCCGCCTCAAAAAGGACAAGGCGCTGATTAACCGCATGGGCTTCAATAACAAAGGTGTGCAGGTAGCTGCCGCCAAGCTGGCAAAACGGAAATCTAAAATCCTTGTCGGGGGAAACATCGGGAAAAACAAGGATACTCCCAACGAACAGGCATTGAGCGATTACCTCATCTGCTTCCGCGAGCTTTTCGACGTGGTAGATTATTTTGTAGTGAATGTAAGCTCGCCCAACACACCCGGCCTGCGGGATTTGCAGGAGAAAGGGCCATTGACGGAAATCCTGAAAGAACTGCAAGCGAAAAACAAGGAGCGGGTAAACCCGAAACCGATTTTCCTGAAAATTGCGCCGGACCTTACCACTAGTCAATTGGATGATATTATCGATATTGTGAAGGAAACAGGCATTGCAGGCGTAATCGCGACGAACACGACGATCAGCCGCGAGGGGCTTGTAACCGATAAAGCCGAAGTGGCGCAGATAGGTGCGGGTGGATTGAGCGGCGCGCCGCTCACGCATCGGTCGACGGAAGTTATTCGTTACCTTTGTGAACAATCCAACCATGCATTTCCCGTTATCGGAGTCGGCGGTATCGCTACTCCCGGAAACGCTTTGGAAAAAATAAATGCAGGTGCCGGCCTGATTCAGCTTTATACCGGCTTTATTTACGAAGGGCCCGGTGTGGTCAGCAGAATCTGCAAGGCATTGGTCAGGAAGTAA